Genomic segment of Thunnus thynnus chromosome 21, fThuThy2.1, whole genome shotgun sequence:
AGACTCATTTCCCCGGGATGTAGGGTGACTTCTCTACTGTTTGGAAGAGCACATTTTTAAGTTGGGATATGTTGTTGTACTTAACTCCACCTGCTCGAGTATCTCTGGCACTCGGTCGAAGTATGTTAGGCTCTAAAAAATCCCCAAGAGAACAATAAAGACATttacaaaaagacattttcaggaAGATTACAGGAAAAATCACTTTCGACATGTGGCCTGTTTGTGACGAGGTGTTCAAAGggaatcatattttttttaacatgaacagagtgatgtaaatgtaatagtttttggaaaataaactcaattaatctgtcaagaAGCTCATTAATGAATAGTATTGTTAGAGAAATTTTACAAAAGCTGAACATTGTAATGCAATACAAAGTTTCTGATGTTACTCCGTTGTGTAtttgttaaatgaatagttTTCAATGGAAAATTTAGGCACAACAATAGCAACAAATGTTGACACCGATCACTTTTCATTCTGATCACTGGGGGCGCTGCAACTCCACATTGAAGTGAATAAGAAATACTCAGCAAATGTTTGAATAAAACCACAAGAAAAGCATCCATCACCCTAAAAAATGTTGTGCATTTGCACCAAAAACTATGTAGTTTTACAAACATTAGAGtgcatattatatattatatagtgttttgttatttttatttggcCATTAGttgattgttattttatttatgtctttttgcACTCATATCTGTAAAATGGTTTATGTATTAGGTTTTAGACATTGCTCTTGTTCATAAAAAGAGatcctttaattaaaaaaaacttttatttcactttaatgaAGACAGATTATGCAGATTTTTATACTTTTGATGTAAATGGCCATCTAAACCATTTGGTAGAAGCtcaaaatgttataaaaaaaatagtttttttgtttttggtgtccAAAAGAACTAAGAAAtgcaaagagaagaaaaaaaacattaaaagggGTTTATTCCTTACAGCACCTGACATGAGTTGGAGGGCTTCAGTCTTATATCTGTCCAGGACAGAGTTCAACCTCGAGGCTCTGACACAGAAAATATGGGGCAGGGAAGTAAACATTCTCCTAAATGGGTAAACATTTGGCAGCCAAAGTCAAATGAGTTTGGAGATATGTCGATTTTTGGGCATATTTTTAGAGcctttgtgaaatgttttaaaatgaaacaggaagttgggAAGTTTATGCCCCTGGCGCCCACCCTATTTCCCTCTGTCAGCCAAGAAAGACGTGGGGATGGAGATAAAAACAGTGTGTCAACAGTTTGGCTTCTGCCAAAGGGTGGGTAATATAACTCCAACATTGTTTAATGTGACAGATATTTAAAATTGTTAACTGGAACGtatgtttataataaaataatgtgggTTTTTTAGTCGTTTAGTCTGTAAATCTCAcagtttttgggttttttttgtcatttttaaagacgCAAATGAGGACATGAACTTTGTAAGTTGAGTTAGAGTTATTTATTGATGCATTATAATTACATTAAACAGTCATTTAAGAACAAAAtttgtcaaaaacaaaattaacaataTACACGAATGAACAATATTGCACTTGTGTTTGTGATacactgaaaataatttaaataaatacatcattttaactgttttatgaCAGCGAGCGTCCCTCTCTGTGGCTGCTCTGCTGATGGTAGCTGCTGAGATCCACTGACTCAGGCCTGTGAGGGCTCGGACCCAGGTACTGTTCGAACTCGCTGCGGTCCAGATCGTACAGCATGTCCAGCTGGACCTGCTCCAGGTAAAACTCCAGGGAGGGCCCAGCAGGGCACAGTGGGCCCCCGAAAAACCTGGACTCCCCCTGCTCCACATGTGGAGCTGCAGAACTGGAGAACCCGTACTGCATGTGCCCGTGCTGACCCCCAAAATACAGATGAGGCTCTGCAGGGTACGCAGGCGGGTTTGAGTACATCACAGGCTTATTTGAGAAAgcgtctgctgctgctgtgtctggGAAAACGGGAGTGTTTGGGTAGCCGCTGTGCAAAGGGGCAAAGTTAGCTGGCGAGTTTGGGAAAGCAGGTGTGTTTGGGAAGGTGTGCTGCTGGTTTTGGAGCAGGTGGGTGAGGTTGTAGGGCACCGTGAAGCCCGAGCTGCAGAGTGAAGAGAGAGCTGCCGGAGCCTCTGCACCCTGGGGTTTGGAGCTCTTCTTTAACTGCTTCCTCCTGCGGGGCCTGTACTTGTAGTTTGGATAGTCGATGGTGTGCTGGACCCTCAGGCGCTCGGCCTCCTGCATGTATGGACGCTTTTCAGCCAGGGACATGGCCTTCCAGGTCTTTCCTGCAGGGACACAGTAGGGTTAATTATCTGCATACACGTTGGTTTagtaaaaatttaaatgtgaaCCATATTCAGCAATTTTATGCCACTGTTGACCCTGCTATATGAGAACtataaacatttaacatttcttattttgttaCAACTTAAGCAACCACGTATTAATAACATTTCAAGTCTTACCGAGTATTTTGCTCAGGTCTGTGTTCTCCAGGTCTGGGTTGAGCTGCGCCAGGCGCCTGCGCTCCTCTTTGGTCCAGATGATG
This window contains:
- the sox32 gene encoding SRY-box transcription factor 32, which codes for MTAACSRAETSPSPSVAMRFNHQPAAFQLCANGAMFESEDSSSVDGEQMTEVRSPSSGPSSPLSVNSDSSCTSPEARSASTQQRVRRPLNAFIIWTKEERRRLAQLNPDLENTDLSKILGKTWKAMSLAEKRPYMQEAERLRVQHTIDYPNYKYRPRRRKQLKKSSKPQGAEAPAALSSLCSSGFTVPYNLTHLLQNQQHTFPNTPAFPNSPANFAPLHSGYPNTPVFPDTAAADAFSNKPVMYSNPPAYPAEPHLYFGGQHGHMQYGFSSSAAPHVEQGESRFFGGPLCPAGPSLEFYLEQVQLDMLYDLDRSEFEQYLGPSPHRPESVDLSSYHQQSSHREGRSLS